ttcctctgtccatCACCCACCTGTTGGTAGGCCATGTTGAGGAGCAGGTATCTCTCTGACCTCCTCATGGGTAGACAGAGGCTGTAGAGAACGTGGACACACCCCAGGAAGAAGCTCAGCAGCCCCAGCTGTTTCCTGCTCTGTAACCAGCCCTCCAGCCAGTGAGGGAACCTCCTGTACTTAGTCTTATAGTACAGCTGGTGGACCGCGGCTAGCTGGCCAGCCAGGTAGACTAGAGCGAGTAGTGTTATGGCCACTGTGGGCAGAGTCCTATTCACCATCTCTATAGGGATCTTATAGAAGTCACTCTGCTTGCTCTTTACATACGGGTGGATGATGTCCCGGACAAAGGAATAGGCGaagaagaagatggagagagCCACAGTGGCTAGCACGGGGCCTTTCCAGTCGGAGAAGAGGCGCAGGGGCATGTTCTCAATCtctctggaggaggagagggctccCATGTCCACTGGGGTGAAGTTGAGCTGCCTGGTCAGCTCCATGATCTGCTGTCTGCCCTCTACAGAGTTACTGCAGATGTACACCTTGAGGAATGGGTAATCAAGCAATAATAAATCAAGgtagtcaatcagtcagtcaatcaatcaatctaaTATGTATGACATAGTCAATCAATCTAATATGTATGACATGGTCAATGTGCATTGCATGTATTGTGAATGTGATGTAATGTGTAGTGTACATTTTTTTCTAAACAACCTCGGGGAAGGCTTATCTTGTCAATCATAGGcatgaaataacaaataattagCAGATATAATTATGTAAAAGGAAAACATGGATGTGGTTGTTTCTATCCCTTGTGACTGACACAAACACAATCTGATTCCCTGGTTCATAATATCGAGCTTGTTTTTTCATTGTCCCAATTGTGTTAATTGAATTTACTGTGTgcatttactgtgtgtgtgtgtgtgtgtgtgtgtgtgtgtgtgtgtgtgtgtccagaatgGTTTTATTTGAAGAAGGATGGCAGCATAAAATGTTCTTCTCAGCTGTAGAGTCTCACTATAATCCTTGCATAATATTTGGAGGAATTAGTCTCCCTCCCAGGCAAGCACAGACCAGACTGTTAATGCTTTAACCAGCTCAGTAGCCTGCCACTCCTTCTAGTGAGGATATCATAGGAATAAAGACGAGGGTGCAGTGACTTTACCCTGATATGCGATATGTCATAATCATGTTTGATCTGTCCCCCGCATATGACATCATCATGCCGTAGGGGGAGGGGATGTATTGAGGAGAATGTCAGTGCACCTCTTTGAAAGGTCAGCCAATCAGATTGTGTCAACAACAATGGTTTGTAACAACTGACATTGAACAACTGAGAATGATGTAGAGAGAGGTAGCTGCTGTCCAAAAAAATCACAACAAACGAGTGTTAGGACAATGGATGCTTAGAGACTATCAGCAGCCATTTGGCTGATCCTGTTGCAGAGTCTGATGCTGCCATTTAATTTCTCTGTAAACGGATGTTAGCCAGTTTGGCACCACAGCAGAAAGAGATCTGGAACCATGCTAGACAGACAGGTCAACATCTATACTGCCTTGGCTGCCAACACTGTTATTTCAGCAGATTCAGCTCTGGGTCCAACTTTAATAGACTGAGTGGTTTGTTACCTGCAACAAGTCTGTACCAGGGGAGACATTCTATTTATGTAAAAATACTAATTTAGTCATAAGTCGCTATGCGTTATTTATGCAATACAATATTTAGAAGTTAAAAATGAATGACTAACTGTGCAATGAGTTAAAGAGTGGGACAGTGTTTGATCCTGAATTAATTCTGAATAAGTAAATCCTGAAATTAACcttgtgtgtgtcccaaatggcaccctttcccctaaatagttcactacttttgagcagagcccTTTGGGAcacagggagccatttgggacacagacctcTTCTTCCATCTTACCTGTCTGCTGGCATCTTTGGGTCCAGACTGCATAGCCCAGGCAGATATGACATTAAAGCCCTTCACAACTGTAGAGTCTGGGAGCAGGGAGGCCAGGTACTCAGCATTGGACTCAGGGTACTGGTTCACACGGCGGTTGTTGCTCACGTCCACCAGAAccttagaagaagaagaagaatggaAATGTGTCTTTTTGCTCACAACCCAatcccctgacacacacacaaaaacacacacaccttccctgCCAGCAGATGCTTGAGGTCCCAGAGAACAGAATAATGCTCCCTGCGGATAGCGAGGAAAACCACAGAAGCTTTACCCACAGCGTCTTCATGGTGGGTCACATCAACAACATGAGGGAAGAACTCAGCGGCCCGTTTGGGTTGGCGGCTCCCCACCACCACTTTGAAGCCACAGCGGAGCAGACGGATGGTCAGGCACTTGGAGAAGTCACCCGAGCCCAGGATGGCTATAACAGGCTTGTGGAGGGGACTGTGGGGAGGAGGGTCCCTGGGGCCATTCTTCCTCACCCCGTTGGGGAGGAACAGGGAGGGGGTGGTAGGGTGGGCTGTGTCGGTGTAAGCCGGGCTGCTGCAGCCACTGCCCAGCATGGAGATGGTGTCCATCCTGAGGCTCCAGACCTCTCCTGTCCTTTAGGAGGACGTCTCAGGTTCTAGGATGGTGGAATATGGTTAGATAGTTATGTACAGTACTTGATTTTTGAGCATAGAGATAGATGGTGTCTGGCTATAACTTTACATTATAAGATAAAAAATACACTGAACATTCACAGTGTAGTACATTGCCTCCAACTGTGTGAACTGCGGTTTGCTTGCTCTCTGACCAGAAGAGAGTAAGTACCCTTGGTAACATCTATCCACCCAGCTGCCTGGTTCCCTAGCCTATCAAGAAGGAATTCCTCCCTTTTACTCTGCAGGATGCAGCAACAGCTTGTTAGGCCAAGTACAGTCAAACTGGAGACATTCATTGCAGAGTGTTATTAGTTTGGGATGCTGATGGTTCCTTCTTTGGTGGTCTGGACGTTTTAAAACCGGGAACACATTATGATGATGCAAAGCTTGGGGACCTTAATTGGTTATATTAAATTATCTAACTGCCTGCAAATTGTAGATTAAATCAAATTAGATAAATCAGGGTGGAATCTAATATATGTGgttgatgtacagtatgtctaaCCAGCCAAAAAATATATGATATATATTATTAAAATGATATTAATCGACTACACTACCAACTACAACGTGATATTAAATTAGTATGGTAGGCTATAGGTTGCTTTCAGGTTATAAAAAAAAGAATTCTCAAAATATGTCACCAATGTAATCTTATCATATAGAGATCATACTATTTTAAATGATCTAACCTATGACATATTTTGAGAAATACAGTATAATCTACACATTCAACATTTTTGAACGGCACTAGCATGTCACAATATGTCCTTTGGTGACTTTGAAATATCTTCTCGTAAAATGTGCGATGTATTAACCTGTAGAACTATTACCACTAACAATTTACAATATGCTAAAAATAATTCACAGTAAACCTTGTATTCCTAACGTTAGAAAAATAATCCCGCCAATCGAGGTTTAGACAATATGACTCATCTCATCCAGAATAGATTGCTGCTAGTGCAGAATAACCAGGCTCCACATCGCAGAGGAATTATTTAGCTTCAGACTCCATTatacaatgtaaaacattattacGCTTTACAAATACAGCCTACTATAGCTCACAGGTGAATGTACGTAGATTGTAGGCTGcgtgtcaagagtgtgcaaattcGTCCGTCAATCGCAAGGTTACAGTCATACCTTTCATGGAGCTGGTAAGGACACCACTGCACGAATAACACACATCCAGCCAGCTGATCGCCACAGGTCTGTCTGTCggactcccctccctctctctctctcctaggaGGATCTGGCTGTGTCTGTGCTTCGGCTCAGCAGCGCTGTCATGCATACAGACACTGAGCGGATTCCTGTCTTGCAGGCAGAGCACGTACCAGCGACGAGCATCACACCACGCACAAAGGGGAGGTAGTGCCACGCACGAATGCAACGCAGGTAGATCTGTAACTGCCGTTTACACTATGTTCTCAAAACGAGGTCTCCTTCAGTTAGGGACACAGATCATATCCTTTTAGGATTTCCGTGTTGGAGTAGTATCATTCATTTGCAAAGGCTAAATCCCATGTGAGGTTGAATTTTGATGAAAGAAAAGGACTAGTTGAGCATCCTCCGATTAAACAGTTTCATACAAAAACGGGCCAAGTACCAGTTAGAATAGGATAAAGTCATATTTTTAAACATTACTCACGTTTTTATACATTAGAAATGACAAAGAATACAGAAGTAATTATAAACAAAGTATAATTACTATGCATTATCTCTCCAACATCTTCACCATGTTTATCCAAAGTCTGAGGATAAAGTGGAACAAAATTAAAGTGGAACGAGGAAGGGCACAGACCAAGAATTATAAACAAGAGTGTCACTGTACAGCTAGACACATTCATCTAAAACAATTACCTCTTTGACTCTGGTACTCAGTTAGACAAAGAACTAGAGtcatgtgtttaaaaaaaataacaattgtGAATGTCAAAAGTGAACTGTAGTCATGAAAGGGCAAGTAGTTGAACTCTCATCCTGTTCAAATCTTTATTTCAGAGTGAAACTGAGGGTACTTCCTCTACCTTCAACTGCATTTTGGGATATTTCAGCACCTTTTGCTGCTGTCTTGATACAACATATTCTAATACAATATATTCTAATGGATGTTCTAGCGCCAGAGAAAACACAGTTGAAAACAAGCACAAAGTAAGCTTCGAAATCATTAATATAAATGGTCATGGGCCTACTTAAATCGGAATTATGATTATGCTCTCAatggctgcttcccaaatggcaccctattccctatataatgcactacacTTTACATTATCTACAGGGATTGTCTACAGCCATTGTCTAGTCTGACATTAAATAACATTACTATGCACTAACTACTTACTTATAGAATTTATGTCTAAGAGCAGCAGGCTTTGGTTTCTCCATGTTTCCCTGACTGGGTGCAAACATGCCACAAGATGGTCATTCGTTTTACTTTTACCTTCAACTGAACTGAGCTTCCTCAGTAGCCTTGTGAAACCAGTCTTGCAATATCTCAATTAAACAAAACATGAGCACAGCGGTCAGTCTGCTTAACCAGGCTATGTTCTCAAGGCATCAATTCAGTAAGCACACTGTGTGTAGACTACAGAGTATGTCACCTCAGATATCTGTATAATAAGCAGAAGAGTGGAACTGTGCAGTGGCCACTTTATGTTGCCCATCAACCAGCACCGATTCTCCTTGAGGTCCAGAGACCAAGCTTCCGGTCTTATCCCAAAATTGAAACAATTTATCAATCGTCACTGCTGCATCCCAGGTTTTGACGTGTCATCTTTCAGAGCGAGTCTTTTTCAGTCACTCCCCTTCCCCTTGGGGGGCGGGGACTCTCCCAGCCTCGACGAATCTGCCCCAGCCTCCGGTCCAGGCAAGGCAGCAGCAGCACAGCCTTGACCAATAGGACGGTGGCTGGGAGGAGCGAGGCCAGGATAAAGGATGGAGGGGTGTACCACACGTAGTGCTTAGGCTCCACCCACTTCCTCCAGCCGTAGACCAGAGCATGGGCTGTACACAGGACCAGGGCAGCATATCCCAGACTCCTCTGCAGGACGGAAGGACCAGAAGACAGGTAAACAAAAAGGAGGCCTGTCAACAGCTACTaagaaaagacagacagacggacggacagacagacagacagacaacaggagAATTGGTAAACAAGGAGACAGTTCCACGGGTACTGCcaaacagacagactgacagtgaAATTCAGGGTCATTGACACAAACAGAGATAAATAGATACTGGAGAGGAAACCCTGACCACTTAAGTCATCGATAGAAAGGCAGACAGACGGGTGGATGGaaggacatacagacagacatcattatttatttttcaggGTCAAAAGATTCACCTGCATCCAGGTGAACTCTCTCCAGTTGAGGGTGTCAGAaatggagggaagggaggagatgGCTAATAAAGCCAGGAGACCCAAACCCATGATACCCAGGGAGACATAGATCTCCATACGCCACACGTCATCTGCTACCCATGAGTCCTCCTGGTTCTGCTGGACCTGGTGGAGAGATTAAAATATTATAAATTAAAATGAAgcatgtatccatgcttttgtcacttctacgttagactactgcaatgctctactttccggctacccggataaagcactaaataaacttcagttagtgctaaacacggctgctagaatcttgactagaactaAAAAAATTGATcacattactccagtgctagcctctctacactggcttcctgttaaggctagggctgatttcaaggttttactgctaacctacaaagcattacatgggcttgctcctacccatctctccgatttggtcctgccgtacatacctacacgtacgctacggtcagaagatgcaggcctccttaaTGTCCCTAGattttctaagcaaacagctggaggcagggctttctcctatagagctccatttttatggaatggtctgcctacccatgtg
This Salvelinus namaycush isolate Seneca chromosome 33, SaNama_1.0, whole genome shotgun sequence DNA region includes the following protein-coding sequences:
- the steap2 gene encoding metalloreductase STEAP2; amino-acid sequence: MDTISMLGSGCSSPAYTDTAHPTTPSLFLPNGVRKNGPRDPPPHSPLHKPVIAILGSGDFSKCLTIRLLRCGFKVVVGSRQPKRAAEFFPHVVDVTHHEDAVGKASVVFLAIRREHYSVLWDLKHLLAGKVLVDVSNNRRVNQYPESNAEYLASLLPDSTVVKGFNVISAWAMQSGPKDASRQVYICSNSVEGRQQIMELTRQLNFTPVDMGALSSSREIENMPLRLFSDWKGPVLATVALSIFFFAYSFVRDIIHPYVKSKQSDFYKIPIEMVNRTLPTVAITLLALVYLAGQLAAVHQLYYKTKYRRFPHWLEGWLQSRKQLGLLSFFLGCVHVLYSLCLPMRRSERYLLLNMAYQQVHANVENSWNEEEVWRVEMYLSFGIMSLGLLSLLAVTSIPSVNSALNWREFSFIQSTLGYIALLIATFHALLFGWKRAFEEEAYRFYLPPNFVVALALPVCVILGKVFLLIPCVGRRLHRIKRGAESSQLRQDPVGAAAHVSPERVTIM